One Mycolicibacterium goodii genomic region harbors:
- a CDS encoding Re/Si-specific NAD(P)(+) transhydrogenase subunit alpha produces MIIGIPRESLSGETRVAATPQTVGQIIKLGYAVVVESGAGAASSFSDAAYVQAGAEIGDAWDADVVLKVNAPDDAEIGKLRDGATLVSLISPALRPDLVEKLSARPITVLAMDAVPRISRAQSLDVLSSMANIAGYRAVVEAAHTFGRFFTGQVTAAGKVPPAKVLVVGAGVAGLAAIGAAGSLGAIVRATDPRPEVADQVASLGGEYLAVDPEAAEVSATGYAKEMGDDYKAREAALYAEQCKDVDIIITTALIPGKPAPRIITAEMVASMKPGSVIVDMAAANGGNVEGTVKDQAIVTDNGVTIIGYTDLAGRLPAQSSQLYGTNLVNLLKLLTPEKDGKVVLDFDDVVQRSITVVRDGEITWPPPPVQVSAAPAAAQPAAAPVVKEDKQPMSTGRRLGLAFSAAAVLFALIAASPAALQVHLVVFALAIVIGYYVIGNVHHALHTPLMSVTNAISGIIVVGALLQIGHHHTAITALAFVAILLASINVFGGFAVTRRMLAMFSRS; encoded by the coding sequence ATGATCATTGGGATACCTCGTGAGTCCCTGTCTGGGGAGACGCGTGTGGCGGCGACGCCGCAGACGGTGGGGCAGATCATCAAGCTGGGGTACGCGGTAGTCGTGGAAAGCGGTGCCGGTGCCGCTTCGAGCTTCTCCGATGCCGCCTATGTACAGGCCGGTGCCGAGATCGGCGATGCATGGGATGCCGATGTGGTGTTGAAGGTCAACGCGCCTGATGACGCCGAGATCGGCAAGCTGCGTGACGGTGCGACGCTGGTCAGCCTGATCTCTCCGGCGTTGCGGCCGGATCTGGTGGAGAAACTGTCCGCGCGGCCCATCACGGTGCTGGCGATGGATGCGGTGCCGCGGATTTCGCGTGCGCAGTCGCTGGATGTGTTGTCGTCGATGGCCAATATCGCCGGTTATCGCGCGGTGGTCGAGGCCGCGCACACGTTCGGCCGGTTTTTCACCGGTCAGGTGACCGCGGCGGGCAAGGTGCCCCCGGCCAAGGTGCTGGTGGTCGGTGCGGGTGTGGCCGGGTTGGCCGCGATCGGCGCGGCGGGCAGCCTGGGTGCGATCGTGCGGGCCACCGACCCGCGTCCGGAGGTGGCCGATCAGGTCGCCTCGCTCGGCGGCGAGTACCTCGCGGTGGATCCGGAGGCCGCCGAGGTGTCGGCCACCGGTTACGCCAAGGAGATGGGCGACGACTACAAGGCCCGCGAGGCGGCCCTGTACGCCGAGCAGTGCAAGGACGTCGACATCATCATCACCACGGCGCTGATTCCGGGTAAGCCTGCGCCGCGCATCATCACCGCCGAGATGGTCGCGTCGATGAAGCCGGGCAGCGTGATCGTGGACATGGCAGCGGCCAACGGCGGCAACGTCGAGGGCACCGTGAAGGACCAGGCCATCGTCACCGACAACGGCGTGACGATCATCGGTTACACCGATCTGGCTGGGCGGCTGCCCGCGCAGTCCTCGCAGTTGTACGGCACCAACCTGGTGAACCTGCTCAAGCTGCTGACCCCGGAAAAGGACGGCAAGGTCGTCCTGGACTTCGACGACGTGGTGCAGCGGTCGATCACCGTGGTGCGCGACGGCGAGATCACCTGGCCGCCACCGCCGGTGCAGGTTTCGGCGGCGCCCGCGGCGGCACAACCCGCCGCGGCACCGGTGGTCAAGGAAGACAAGCAGCCCATGTCGACCGGGCGCCGGTTGGGGCTGGCGTTTTCGGCTGCCGCGGTGCTGTTCGCGTTGATCGCGGCGTCCCCGGCGGCGTTGCAGGTGCATCTGGTGGTGTTCGCGTTGGCGATCGTGATCGGTTACTACGTGATCGGCAACGTCCATCACGCGCTGCACACCCCGTTGATGTCGGTGACGAACGCGATCTCAGGCATCATCGTGGTCGGTGCGCTGTTGCAGATCGGCCATCACCACACCGCGATCACCGCGCTGGCCTTCGTGGCCATCCTGTTGGCCAGTATCAACGTCTTCGGCGGCTTCGCGGTGACGCGTCGCATGCTCGCGATGTTCTCCCGCAGCTAG
- a CDS encoding acyl-CoA dehydrogenase family protein: protein MSVDRLLPSEEARDLIALTREVADKVLDPIVDEHERNETYPEGVFAQLGAAGLLSLPQPEEWGGGGQPYEVYLQVLEEIAARWAAVAVAVSVHSLSSHPLLVFGTDEQKQRWLPGMLSGDQIGAYSLSEPQAGSDAAALRCAAKRDGDSFVLNGSKAWITHGGRADFYTLFARTGDGSKGVSCFLVPGDLPGLSFGKPEEKMGLHAVPTTSAFYDNARIDADRLIGAEGQGLSIAFSALDSGRLGIAAVAVGIAQAALDEAVRYAHERTTFGRKIIDHQGLGFLLADMAAAVVSARATYLDAARRRDAGLPYSTQASVAKLVATDAAMKVTTDAVQVLGGVGYTRDFRVERYMREAKITQIFEGTNQIQRLVISRSLGT from the coding sequence ATGTCGGTGGACCGCCTGTTACCTTCCGAAGAAGCCCGCGACCTGATCGCGCTGACCCGCGAGGTCGCCGACAAGGTGCTGGACCCGATCGTCGACGAGCACGAACGCAACGAGACCTATCCGGAGGGTGTGTTCGCACAACTCGGTGCGGCAGGGCTGCTCAGCCTGCCGCAACCCGAGGAGTGGGGCGGCGGCGGGCAGCCCTACGAGGTGTACCTGCAGGTGCTCGAGGAGATCGCGGCGCGCTGGGCGGCGGTGGCCGTCGCGGTGAGCGTGCACAGCCTGTCGTCGCACCCGCTGTTGGTGTTCGGCACCGACGAGCAGAAGCAACGCTGGCTGCCCGGCATGCTCTCAGGCGACCAGATCGGCGCCTACAGCCTGTCCGAACCGCAGGCCGGGTCCGACGCCGCCGCGCTGCGCTGTGCGGCGAAACGTGATGGCGACAGCTTCGTGCTCAACGGCTCGAAGGCGTGGATCACCCACGGCGGCCGCGCCGACTTCTACACGCTGTTCGCGCGCACCGGCGACGGCTCCAAGGGAGTGTCCTGTTTCCTGGTGCCGGGGGACCTGCCTGGGCTCAGCTTCGGCAAACCCGAGGAGAAGATGGGTCTGCACGCGGTGCCCACCACGTCGGCGTTCTACGACAATGCCCGCATCGACGCCGACCGGCTCATCGGCGCAGAAGGTCAGGGGCTGTCGATCGCGTTCTCCGCGCTCGACTCCGGTCGCCTGGGCATCGCCGCGGTCGCCGTCGGCATCGCCCAGGCCGCCCTCGACGAGGCCGTGCGCTACGCCCACGAGCGCACGACGTTCGGCCGCAAGATCATCGACCACCAGGGCTTGGGTTTCCTGCTGGCCGACATGGCCGCCGCCGTCGTCAGCGCGCGGGCCACCTACCTCGACGCCGCCCGGCGCCGCGACGCGGGCCTGCCGTATTCGACGCAGGCCAGCGTGGCCAAGCTCGTCGCCACCGATGCCGCGATGAAGGTCACCACCGACGCCGTGCAGGTGCTCGGCGGCGTCGGCTACACCCGCGACTTCCGGGTCGAGCGCTACATGCGCGAAGCGAAGATCACGCAGATCTTCGAAGGCACCAACCAGATCCAGCGACTGGTCATCTCCCGCAGTCTGGGTACCTGA
- a CDS encoding LCP family protein: MNSPAHALTTPRHRAPRRRAVRAARRALVGLTAAVVLAGTGMGWVTYHGALDGITTSNALAGETGSVGDTENILIMGLDSRLDQHGNPLPEDVYEALHAGDETVGGYNANVLIVVHLPGDGGPATAFSIPRDDYVDLAGCPSGICKGKVKQAYGFAYQAAMEASESDEEPATREQKAREAGRKAEIATVRNLLGIPIDHFVEVTLGAFFEIAKAVAPITVCLNEDTSDPYSGADFRKGVQQIDAAQAMAFVRQRRDVNDENFTDLDRTRRQQAFLAALVSALGRSGALSNPSKLRNLLDVTKQNVALDSGFDLASFARRASALTESPPTLYTLPIKEFGQNAHGEDINIIDVPTIRKIVHDLVSHDSTGTATTSSPADRPELNGHGATLDVINGSTYTGLAAKLQTIFAADNFAEGQIGDAEALESTTTIDFGPGAEVAAQSLATELGINATPSDWVLADTVRLTIGTDFPGTDYLGADMYTSTTSGTDETSESGGTSQTTESAESTPITTVAATATGTYTPAPTDLSQMTASGVPCVK; encoded by the coding sequence ATGAACTCACCTGCCCATGCACTCACCACACCGAGGCACCGCGCCCCCCGACGACGCGCGGTGCGGGCTGCACGTAGAGCCCTTGTCGGACTGACCGCCGCGGTGGTTCTGGCCGGCACCGGTATGGGTTGGGTGACCTATCACGGCGCGCTCGACGGGATCACCACATCGAACGCGCTCGCCGGCGAGACCGGGTCGGTGGGGGATACCGAGAACATCCTCATCATGGGCCTCGACAGCCGGCTGGACCAGCATGGCAACCCGCTGCCAGAGGACGTCTACGAGGCGCTGCACGCCGGGGACGAGACCGTCGGCGGCTACAACGCCAACGTCCTGATCGTCGTGCACCTACCCGGCGACGGTGGGCCTGCGACGGCGTTCTCCATCCCGCGTGACGACTATGTCGACCTCGCAGGCTGTCCGTCGGGCATCTGTAAGGGGAAGGTCAAGCAGGCGTACGGATTCGCCTACCAGGCCGCGATGGAGGCCTCGGAGTCCGACGAGGAGCCCGCGACGCGCGAGCAGAAGGCCCGCGAGGCGGGACGCAAGGCCGAGATCGCCACGGTGCGCAACCTGCTGGGGATCCCCATCGACCATTTCGTCGAGGTCACCCTCGGCGCGTTCTTCGAGATCGCCAAGGCCGTCGCCCCGATCACCGTATGCCTCAACGAGGACACGTCAGATCCCTACTCGGGGGCCGACTTCCGCAAGGGTGTACAGCAGATCGATGCCGCGCAGGCCATGGCGTTCGTGCGTCAACGCCGCGACGTCAACGACGAGAACTTCACCGATCTGGACCGCACGCGCCGACAGCAGGCCTTCCTGGCCGCACTGGTCTCGGCGCTGGGCCGAAGCGGCGCGCTGAGCAACCCGTCGAAGCTGCGCAACCTGCTCGACGTCACCAAGCAGAACGTGGCGCTGGACTCCGGATTCGACCTCGCGAGCTTCGCGCGGCGCGCATCGGCGCTCACCGAGTCTCCGCCGACCCTCTACACGCTGCCGATCAAGGAATTCGGCCAGAACGCACACGGTGAGGACATCAACATCATCGACGTGCCCACGATCCGCAAGATCGTGCACGACCTGGTCAGCCACGACAGCACCGGCACCGCCACGACGAGCTCACCGGCGGACAGACCCGAACTCAACGGCCACGGCGCCACACTTGACGTCATCAACGGGTCGACCTACACCGGGCTGGCCGCCAAACTCCAAACCATCTTCGCTGCAGACAACTTCGCCGAAGGGCAGATCGGTGACGCCGAGGCGCTTGAGTCCACCACCACCATCGATTTCGGTCCGGGCGCCGAGGTCGCCGCACAGTCCCTGGCGACCGAACTCGGCATCAACGCAACGCCTTCGGACTGGGTGCTGGCCGATACCGTGCGGTTGACCATCGGCACCGACTTTCCCGGCACGGACTACCTCGGTGCCGACATGTACACGAGCACCACCTCGGGCACCGACGAGACGAGCGAATCCGGCGGGACCTCGCAGACCACGGAATCTGCCGAATCCACGCCGATCACCACGGTGGCCGCGACCGCAACCGGCACCTACACTCCCGCGCCCACCGACTTGAGCCAGATGACCGCATCGGGCGTGCCCTGCGTGAAATAG
- a CDS encoding taurine ABC transporter substrate-binding protein produces the protein MKLTSLLAAALASTLALAGCAVDNSGEDTEKPTIRVGYQTFPSGDLIVKNNGWLEEALPDYNIKWTKFDSGADVNTAFVAGELDFGALGSSPVARGLSAPLNIPYKVAFVLDVAGDNEALVARDGSGVDSIADLRGKRIATPFASTAHYSLLAALAQNNLSPNDVQLIDLQPQAILAAWERGDIAAAYSWLPTLDDLRKTGKDLVTSRQLAQDGKPTLDLAVVADKFAAEHPDVVDIWREQEARALDVIKDDPDAAAKAIAAEIGLSPQDVAAQLKQGVYLTPAEVASEQWLGSDGKPGNIATNLQSASEFLAEQKQIPHAAPLKTFQDAIYTKGLPGAISK, from the coding sequence ATGAAACTCACGTCACTGCTTGCCGCCGCGCTTGCCTCGACGCTGGCGCTGGCGGGCTGCGCGGTGGACAACTCCGGGGAAGACACCGAAAAGCCCACGATTCGGGTTGGGTACCAAACCTTTCCGAGCGGCGATCTGATCGTCAAGAACAACGGCTGGCTGGAAGAAGCGCTGCCGGACTACAACATCAAGTGGACCAAGTTCGATTCGGGTGCCGATGTCAACACTGCGTTCGTCGCGGGCGAACTCGACTTCGGCGCACTGGGTTCGAGCCCGGTGGCCCGCGGGTTGTCCGCGCCGTTGAACATCCCGTACAAGGTCGCGTTCGTGCTCGATGTGGCCGGTGACAACGAGGCCCTCGTCGCGCGTGACGGCAGTGGCGTCGACAGCATCGCCGACCTGCGCGGCAAGCGGATCGCGACGCCGTTCGCCTCGACCGCGCACTACAGCCTGCTGGCCGCGCTGGCGCAGAACAATCTGTCGCCCAACGATGTTCAGCTCATCGATCTGCAGCCGCAGGCCATCCTGGCGGCCTGGGAGCGCGGTGACATCGCGGCCGCCTACAGCTGGTTGCCGACGCTGGACGACCTCCGCAAGACCGGCAAGGATCTGGTCACGAGCCGTCAGTTGGCGCAGGACGGCAAACCGACCCTGGATCTCGCCGTGGTCGCCGACAAGTTCGCCGCCGAGCATCCGGACGTCGTCGACATCTGGCGTGAGCAGGAGGCGCGTGCGCTCGACGTGATCAAGGACGATCCCGACGCGGCGGCCAAGGCGATCGCCGCCGAGATCGGCTTGTCGCCGCAAGACGTTGCCGCACAGCTCAAGCAGGGCGTGTACCTCACACCCGCGGAGGTCGCCTCGGAGCAGTGGCTGGGTTCCGACGGCAAACCGGGCAACATCGCGACCAACCTGCAGAGCGCGTCGGAGTTCCTCGCCGAGCAGAAGCAGATCCCGCACGCCGCTCCGCTCAAGACGTTCCAGGATGCGATCTACACGAAGGGCTTGCCGGGTGCCATCAGTAAGTGA
- a CDS encoding ABC transporter permease: MSVFVDIVPESEADSPRPAAPSSRRRALLTKAVLPLLSVAVFFAVWQAVAVAGIWNQTFVPYPSAVWRAFVDLSTTHDGVRGYAGYLLIEHLYMTLRRVVAGVVIGVVLGVLLGLLMGSVSWLRSVLEPWLTFLRALPPLAYFFLLVIWLGIDEAPKITLLALAALPPAAVATTAAVAAAPVGLQEAARALGATRGQVIRDVVVPSALPETFTGIRLAVGMAYSSVVAAELFNGIPGIGGLVKDASNYNNTPVVLVGIFAIGFSGLVIDGLLRAAERRSVPWIGKV, encoded by the coding sequence GTGTCTGTCTTCGTCGATATCGTGCCCGAGTCCGAGGCGGACTCCCCGCGCCCGGCGGCGCCGTCCAGCCGTCGGCGCGCCCTGCTCACCAAGGCCGTGTTGCCGCTGCTGTCGGTCGCGGTGTTCTTCGCGGTATGGCAGGCGGTCGCGGTCGCGGGTATCTGGAACCAGACGTTCGTGCCGTACCCCAGTGCGGTCTGGCGCGCGTTCGTCGACCTGTCGACCACGCATGACGGCGTCCGCGGCTACGCGGGATATCTGCTGATCGAGCATCTCTACATGACGCTGCGCCGTGTCGTGGCCGGTGTCGTGATCGGCGTGGTCCTCGGTGTTCTGCTCGGCCTGCTCATGGGGTCGGTGAGCTGGCTGCGCAGCGTGCTGGAACCGTGGCTCACATTCCTGCGAGCGCTGCCCCCGCTGGCCTATTTCTTCCTGCTCGTCATCTGGCTCGGCATCGACGAGGCCCCCAAGATCACGCTGCTCGCACTTGCGGCCTTGCCGCCTGCCGCCGTGGCCACCACGGCCGCCGTCGCCGCCGCACCCGTCGGCCTGCAGGAGGCCGCGCGCGCCCTTGGGGCCACCCGGGGACAGGTGATCCGTGACGTCGTCGTTCCGTCGGCGCTGCCGGAAACCTTCACCGGCATCCGGTTGGCCGTGGGTATGGCGTACTCGTCGGTGGTCGCCGCCGAGCTGTTCAACGGCATCCCCGGCATCGGGGGCCTGGTCAAGGACGCAAGCAACTACAACAACACTCCCGTCGTGCTGGTCGGCATCTTCGCCATCGGGTTCTCCGGTCTGGTGATCGACGGATTGCTGCGCGCTGCGGAACGGCGCAGCGTCCCCTGGATTGGAAAGGTCTAG
- a CDS encoding magnesium transporter CorA family protein encodes MTQVHGRVWRSGRPIDGFTFSAISDCLADAETLVWADIYDPDHQTLLELADELGLNTWAVEDAVAPKERTKASVYKSHTFFTVYAVDTLAPNASTASLLVKHRISAFVLPRGLITVRLPGLNGQAREFDIGEVSRRFDDLGGQEYGVGALVHGLLDVVVDGHFEAVEALDDAIEGLEDELFDERGPSRGLQRRTFQLRKDLVELRRVVLPTREVVSTIQHRRLDSRTSPELDPLYADLYDHVLRASEWTESLRDMVTTVFETHLSLQDARLNTVMKKLTGWAAIIAVPTAITGFYGQNVTYPGIDTVAGFVTSTVLIAVLVALLYVMFKRRDWL; translated from the coding sequence ATGACGCAGGTGCACGGTCGAGTCTGGCGATCCGGCCGGCCGATCGACGGCTTCACATTCTCGGCGATCTCGGACTGTCTGGCCGACGCCGAGACGTTGGTGTGGGCCGACATCTACGACCCTGACCACCAGACGCTGCTCGAACTCGCCGACGAACTCGGGCTCAATACGTGGGCCGTCGAAGATGCCGTCGCACCCAAGGAACGCACGAAGGCGTCGGTGTACAAGAGCCACACGTTCTTCACGGTCTACGCCGTCGACACACTGGCGCCCAACGCATCCACCGCATCCCTTCTGGTGAAGCACCGCATATCCGCGTTCGTTTTGCCGCGCGGGCTGATCACGGTCCGTCTTCCCGGCCTGAACGGGCAGGCGCGCGAATTCGACATCGGCGAGGTGTCGCGGCGCTTCGACGACCTCGGCGGTCAGGAGTACGGCGTCGGCGCCCTCGTGCACGGTCTGCTCGACGTCGTGGTGGACGGGCACTTCGAGGCGGTCGAAGCGCTCGACGATGCCATCGAGGGGCTCGAAGACGAACTGTTCGACGAGCGGGGCCCGAGCCGCGGTCTGCAGCGTCGGACCTTCCAGCTGCGCAAGGATCTCGTCGAGCTGCGCCGCGTGGTGTTGCCGACCCGTGAGGTCGTCAGCACCATCCAGCACCGTCGCCTGGACTCGCGCACGTCCCCTGAACTCGACCCGCTCTACGCCGACCTGTACGACCACGTGCTGCGGGCCTCGGAATGGACCGAGTCGCTTCGCGACATGGTGACGACGGTGTTCGAAACCCATCTGTCGCTGCAGGACGCCCGGCTCAACACCGTGATGAAGAAACTCACCGGCTGGGCCGCGATCATCGCGGTGCCGACCGCCATCACCGGCTTCTACGGACAGAACGTCACCTACCCCGGCATCGACACCGTGGCGGGGTTCGTGACCAGCACGGTCTTGATCGCCGTCCTGGTCGCTCTGCTATATGTGATGTTCAAGCGCCGCGACTGGCTATAG
- the pntB gene encoding Re/Si-specific NAD(P)(+) transhydrogenase subunit beta — translation MFRLENVATAAYVIAALLFILALAGLSKHETSRAGNTFGIAGMAVALIATIVLAVHNKIEPLGLGLLVGAMIVGAAIGLWRAKVVEMTGMPELIALLHSFVGLAAVLVGWNGYLHVENDPGSDEALKLAGEGMLGIHSAEVFIGVFIGAVTFTGSIVANLKLSARIKSAPLMLPGKNILNVGALVVFVVLTVWFVIEPQLWLLIMVTVLALLLGWHLVASIGGGDMPVVVSMLNSYSGWAAAASGFLLGNDLLIITGALVGSSGAYLSYIMCKAMNRSFISVIAGGFGIENTGAGSDVDYGEHREITADGVAELLAHANSVIITPGYGMAVAQAQYGVADLTRKLRERGVAVRFGIHPVAGRLPGHMNVLLAEAKVPYDIVLEMDEINDDFDGTDVVLVIGANDTVNPAAAEDPGSPIAGMPVLQVWNADNVIVFKRSMASGYAGVQNPLFFRENTQMLFGDARDRVNDILAALPAPERV, via the coding sequence ATGTTCAGACTCGAAAACGTTGCCACCGCCGCCTATGTCATCGCGGCGCTGCTGTTCATCCTCGCCCTTGCCGGGTTGTCCAAGCATGAAACCTCCCGCGCGGGAAACACTTTCGGCATCGCCGGAATGGCTGTTGCGCTGATCGCGACGATCGTGCTGGCCGTGCACAACAAGATCGAACCGCTCGGTCTGGGGTTGTTGGTCGGGGCCATGATCGTCGGAGCGGCGATCGGGCTGTGGCGCGCGAAGGTCGTGGAGATGACCGGCATGCCCGAACTGATCGCGCTGCTGCACAGCTTCGTCGGCCTGGCCGCGGTGTTGGTGGGCTGGAACGGCTACCTGCACGTCGAAAACGATCCCGGTAGCGACGAAGCGCTCAAGCTCGCCGGCGAAGGCATGCTCGGCATCCACTCTGCCGAGGTGTTCATCGGGGTGTTCATCGGCGCGGTCACCTTCACCGGGTCGATCGTGGCCAATCTGAAACTGTCGGCGCGGATCAAGTCCGCACCGCTGATGCTGCCCGGCAAGAACATCCTCAACGTCGGCGCGCTGGTGGTGTTCGTCGTGCTCACGGTGTGGTTCGTCATCGAACCGCAACTGTGGCTGCTCATCATGGTCACGGTGCTGGCGCTGCTGTTGGGCTGGCATCTGGTCGCCTCCATCGGCGGCGGCGACATGCCCGTGGTGGTCTCGATGCTCAACAGCTACTCCGGTTGGGCCGCAGCCGCTTCCGGCTTCCTGCTCGGCAACGATCTGCTGATCATCACCGGCGCACTGGTCGGCTCCTCCGGTGCCTATCTGTCCTACATCATGTGCAAGGCCATGAACCGCTCGTTCATCTCGGTCATCGCCGGCGGCTTCGGCATCGAAAACACAGGGGCCGGCTCGGATGTGGACTACGGCGAGCACCGCGAGATCACCGCCGACGGGGTGGCCGAACTGCTCGCCCACGCCAACTCGGTCATCATCACCCCCGGTTACGGCATGGCCGTGGCCCAGGCCCAGTACGGGGTGGCCGACCTGACCCGCAAACTGCGTGAACGCGGCGTGGCCGTGCGCTTCGGCATCCACCCCGTCGCCGGACGCCTGCCCGGGCACATGAACGTGCTGCTGGCCGAGGCCAAGGTGCCCTACGACATCGTGCTGGAGATGGACGAGATCAACGACGACTTCGACGGCACCGACGTCGTGCTGGTCATCGGCGCCAACGACACCGTCAACCCCGCCGCCGCCGAAGACCCCGGCAGCCCGATCGCAGGCATGCCCGTCCTGCAAGTCTGGAACGCCGACAACGTCATCGTGTTCAAACGGTCCATGGCCTCCGGCTACGCCGGCGTGCAAAACCCGCTGTTCTTCCGCGAGAACACCCAGATGCTCTTCGGCGACGCCCGCGACCGCGTCAACGACATCCTCGCCGCACTCCCCGCACCCGAACGCGTGTAG
- a CDS encoding sensor histidine kinase, with the protein MVSGRIVEFFASQPVRVSAILRLPLIGLIFVLVMVWEVDHWLPLLYAVILGLYAAAAVLWLVVVMRGPMPRWAEWASTAVDGLVLLALCGVSGGATAALLPVFFLLPISVAFQDRPLLTAVLGTATATGYLGAWIFYSKRDDTVGLPNVVYMQVGFLLWLAVATTALSLVLVRRSARVRALLDVRRRLVMESTRADDLRDAELAEALHDGPLQTLLAARLELDELRERNPDPALDIVHAALQETASGLRSTVTALHPQVLAQLGLTPAIRELLRQYEVRGDLAIRADLDDVGHPESQALLYRAARELLANVHKHADAATVTVRLRRQGSRTLLSVADDGVGFDPDIVADAVSEGHIGLASLQVRIEAMGGTMTISSEPGFGSQVTVIL; encoded by the coding sequence ACAACCTGTCCGGGTCTCGGCGATACTGCGACTGCCGCTGATCGGGCTGATCTTCGTGTTGGTCATGGTGTGGGAGGTCGACCACTGGCTTCCGCTGCTGTATGCGGTGATCCTCGGTCTGTACGCCGCCGCGGCGGTGCTTTGGCTGGTGGTCGTGATGCGCGGTCCGATGCCGCGTTGGGCCGAGTGGGCGTCGACCGCGGTCGACGGGCTGGTGCTGCTGGCGTTGTGTGGGGTGTCCGGAGGGGCGACCGCGGCCCTGCTTCCGGTGTTCTTCCTGCTGCCGATATCCGTTGCGTTCCAGGACCGTCCGTTGCTCACGGCCGTGCTCGGCACCGCCACCGCCACGGGGTACCTCGGTGCGTGGATCTTCTACTCGAAACGCGACGATACCGTCGGACTGCCCAACGTCGTCTACATGCAGGTGGGTTTCCTGCTGTGGCTCGCGGTGGCCACCACGGCGTTGTCGCTTGTCCTGGTTCGGCGTTCGGCACGCGTGCGGGCACTGCTCGATGTCCGGCGCCGGCTGGTGATGGAATCCACGCGTGCCGACGACCTGCGCGACGCCGAACTCGCCGAGGCGCTGCACGACGGCCCGCTCCAGACGCTGCTGGCGGCCCGACTGGAACTGGACGAACTGCGAGAACGCAACCCCGACCCGGCCCTGGACATCGTGCACGCCGCACTGCAGGAGACCGCGTCGGGGCTGCGATCGACCGTGACGGCGCTGCACCCGCAGGTGCTGGCGCAGCTGGGTCTCACGCCCGCGATCCGGGAACTGTTGCGTCAGTACGAGGTCCGCGGGGATCTGGCGATCCGCGCCGACCTCGACGACGTCGGACACCCCGAGTCACAGGCGCTGCTGTACCGCGCGGCCCGCGAACTGCTGGCCAACGTGCACAAACACGCCGATGCCGCGACCGTGACGGTGCGGTTACGCAGGCAGGGTTCCCGCACCCTGTTGAGCGTCGCCGACGACGGAGTGGGGTTCGACCCGGACATCGTCGCGGACGCGGTCTCCGAGGGGCACATCGGGCTCGCGTCGCTGCAGGTGCGTATCGAGGCCATGGGCGGCACCATGACCATCAGCTCCGAACCGGGATTCGGCAGCCAGGTGACGGTGATTCTGTAA